A region from the Branchiostoma floridae strain S238N-H82 chromosome 9, Bfl_VNyyK, whole genome shotgun sequence genome encodes:
- the LOC118422837 gene encoding transmembrane protein 242-like isoform X2: protein MAEKDEGGRADSKLSRFKGGMFLAAVAGTGLLAGFSTTLGMTKKKSPDMFDKLAEFRTEMQQKLPRIPKARTKNRVENLDSLFGIENDTTEAER, encoded by the exons ATGGCGGAAAAAGATGAAGGTGGGAGGGCGGACAGCAAGTTGTCCAGGTTTAAAG GAGGAATGTTCCTGGCTGCAGTGGCTGGAACCGGTTTGCTGGCAGGCTTCAGCACCACACTGGGGATGACCAAGAAAAAAAGTCCAGACATGTTTGATAAG TTAGCAGAGTTTCGCACAGAGATGCAACAGAAGCTACCAAGAATACCAAAGGCACGAACAAAAAATAGGGTTGAAAACTTGGACTCTTTATTTGGGATTGAGAATGACACCACAGAGGCAGAGAGATAG
- the LOC118422837 gene encoding transmembrane protein 242-like isoform X1, translated as MAEKDEGGRADSKLSRFKGGMFLAAVAGTGLLAGFSTTLGMTKKKSPDMFDKGVAGGPGIESGVSVGLRALKWGTFYAVVGVGSLAFLTFKILGVSNLAEFRTEMQQKLPRIPKARTKNRVENLDSLFGIENDTTEAER; from the exons ATGGCGGAAAAAGATGAAGGTGGGAGGGCGGACAGCAAGTTGTCCAGGTTTAAAG GAGGAATGTTCCTGGCTGCAGTGGCTGGAACCGGTTTGCTGGCAGGCTTCAGCACCACACTGGGGATGACCAAGAAAAAAAGTCCAGACATGTTTGATAAG GGGGTGGCTGGTGGTCCGGGTATAGAGAGTGGAGTTTCGGTTGGACTGAGAGCTCTAAAATGGGGAACGTTCTATGCAGTAGTTGGGGTTGGAAGCCTTGCCTTTCTTACATTCAAGATCCTGGGTGTCAGTAAT TTAGCAGAGTTTCGCACAGAGATGCAACAGAAGCTACCAAGAATACCAAAGGCACGAACAAAAAATAGGGTTGAAAACTTGGACTCTTTATTTGGGATTGAGAATGACACCACAGAGGCAGAGAGATAG